A single Halarcobacter anaerophilus DNA region contains:
- a CDS encoding ATP-binding protein has protein sequence MLKNKFIINFLFYIFIALVIYTVSTFYINKEEKKQLNQKYITISKNLKNSASNLIKDKKNATLAVAMSISKDKRIIDALLNNDNSKLDYDKFSLELRKNTKFKNVWFQVLDKKGDSFYRSWTKKTHDSLDFRADVRKILKNKKILTSISVGRFDMTFKSMIPLFHNNEFIGIFEIITHFNSIAKILKENKIDALVLADKKYKETIKYPFTKRFIKDYYIANLNANKNLLNLVEKENLEKVLSIKDYELIENRILTTLKVLEVDNDLIGYMILTKNLNDIDILDIKKFKKNSEAYVLLSIFLIGLLYTIISYYIYLRSIENLNLKLEKNLKKIKMQEKKNQIILDSQKNIIVITDGYHIKNSNKQLLEFFNFSSLEDFKKRYECVCETFVNMDDETYLIDKDYNGKNWAEYILENPQIRFKAAIEKDNRLHHFTLNVNSTIFDEDDVPYIIVTLTDITQEVKQQKKLKRLNDNLEDLVEIKTKELQELNESLEKRVEEEIEKSKTKDRMLFQQNKMAAMGEMLSNIAHQWRQPLSSISAAISSLKLQNELGVVDPSGFQSTCDLILRNSKYLSQTIEDFKNFFRQDREKSKFLLKKSILENISLLKDKLKHDQIRVILSIDEKVELYGYKNEFQQAILNIINNSVDALNSKKDIEKKVIVIECSNKTLTIKDSAKGIKEEIINRIFEPYFTTKHQSQGTGIGLYMTREILTKHMNFAIEVNNESFELEGEKLYGACFKITLKSKP, from the coding sequence ATGCTAAAAAATAAATTCATCATAAACTTTTTATTTTATATATTTATTGCACTTGTTATATATACCGTTTCAACTTTTTATATCAATAAAGAAGAGAAAAAACAGTTAAACCAAAAATATATAACTATCTCGAAAAACTTGAAAAACAGTGCCTCAAATTTAATAAAAGACAAAAAAAATGCGACCTTGGCAGTTGCAATGTCTATTTCAAAAGATAAAAGGATTATCGATGCTTTGTTAAACAACGATAATTCAAAACTTGATTACGATAAGTTCTCTTTGGAATTAAGAAAAAATACTAAATTTAAAAATGTATGGTTTCAAGTATTGGATAAAAAAGGCGACAGTTTTTATAGAAGCTGGACGAAAAAAACCCATGACTCTTTGGATTTTAGAGCAGATGTTAGAAAAATATTAAAAAACAAAAAAATCTTAACTTCAATTAGTGTAGGCAGATTTGATATGACTTTTAAATCTATGATTCCTCTTTTTCATAATAATGAATTTATAGGAATTTTTGAGATTATTACTCATTTTAATTCAATAGCAAAAATACTAAAAGAGAACAAAATAGATGCTCTTGTTTTAGCAGATAAAAAATATAAAGAGACAATAAAATATCCCTTTACCAAAAGATTTATAAAAGACTATTATATTGCAAATTTAAATGCAAATAAAAACCTTCTTAACTTGGTAGAAAAAGAGAATTTAGAAAAAGTTTTGTCTATAAAAGATTATGAATTAATAGAAAACAGAATTTTAACAACTTTAAAAGTTTTAGAAGTAGATAATGATCTAATAGGATATATGATCCTAACAAAAAACTTAAATGATATAGATATTTTAGATATAAAAAAATTTAAGAAAAATTCAGAAGCTTATGTTCTTTTATCAATATTTCTAATTGGACTGCTTTATACAATTATTTCATATTATATTTATCTAAGAAGTATTGAAAATCTTAATCTCAAATTAGAAAAAAATTTAAAAAAAATAAAGATGCAAGAGAAGAAAAATCAGATTATTTTAGATTCTCAAAAAAATATTATCGTAATAACAGACGGTTATCATATAAAAAATTCAAACAAACAGCTTTTAGAATTTTTTAACTTCTCTTCATTGGAAGATTTTAAAAAAAGATATGAATGCGTATGTGAAACTTTTGTAAATATGGATGATGAAACATATTTAATAGATAAAGATTACAATGGGAAAAACTGGGCAGAATATATTTTAGAAAATCCGCAAATCAGATTTAAAGCCGCAATAGAAAAAGATAACAGACTTCATCACTTTACCTTAAATGTAAACTCTACAATTTTTGACGAAGATGATGTTCCTTATATAATTGTGACCTTAACAGATATAACTCAAGAAGTAAAACAGCAAAAAAAACTAAAAAGATTAAACGATAATTTAGAGGATTTGGTAGAAATAAAAACAAAAGAGTTACAAGAGTTAAACGAATCTTTGGAAAAAAGAGTCGAAGAAGAGATTGAAAAGAGTAAAACAAAAGACAGAATGTTGTTTCAACAAAACAAAATGGCTGCAATGGGGGAAATGCTAAGTAATATTGCTCATCAATGGAGACAACCTTTAAGCTCCATATCAGCAGCAATAAGTTCTTTAAAACTGCAAAATGAATTAGGAGTAGTCGATCCTTCCGGATTTCAGTCAACTTGTGATTTGATTTTAAGAAACTCTAAATATCTATCTCAGACAATTGAAGATTTCAAAAACTTTTTTAGACAAGATAGAGAAAAAAGTAAATTTTTACTAAAAAAGAGTATTTTGGAAAATATCTCACTACTAAAAGACAAACTAAAACATGATCAAATCAGAGTTATTTTAAGTATTGACGAGAAAGTAGAGCTTTACGGATATAAAAATGAGTTTCAACAAGCAATTTTAAATATTATAAATAACAGTGTTGATGCTTTAAATTCCAAAAAAGATATAGAAAAAAAAGTTATCGTAATAGAGTGTTCAAATAAAACCCTAACAATAAAAGATAGTGCAAAAGGAATAAAAGAAGAGATAATAAATAGAATTTTTGAGCCCTATTTTACTACAAAACACCAAAGTCAAGGTACAGGAATAGGACTTTATATGACCAGAGAGATATTAACAAAACATATGAATTTTGCTATTGAGGTAAATAATGAATCTTTTGAGTTAGA
- the ispG gene encoding flavodoxin-dependent (E)-4-hydroxy-3-methylbut-2-enyl-diphosphate synthase, with the protein MKNIKRYPTKKIYVGDVAIGGDSPISVQSMTYSKTSDIETTVEQIKALHFAGADIVRVAVPDIEAANALKEIKKQSSLPIVADIHFNHKLALIAAEVVDCIRINPGNIGNKQRVQEVVKACKQRNLPIRIGVNCGSLEKEFENRYGQTAKGMVESADYNIKYLEDLGFDDIKVSLKASDVQRTVEAYRMLRPLNHYPFHLGVTEAGTLFHSTIKSSIALGSLLLDGIGDTLRVSITGELEKEVEVGRAILKDAGLTKEGLNIISCPTCGRIEADLVSAVAQVEERTKHIKTPLNVSVMGCVVNALGEAKAADVAIAYGKGTGLIIKKGETIAKLPTDKLLDRFLEEVEVEAKKNQD; encoded by the coding sequence ATGAAAAATATAAAAAGATACCCAACAAAAAAGATATATGTAGGTGATGTTGCCATAGGAGGAGATTCTCCTATCTCTGTGCAATCAATGACTTACAGTAAAACTTCAGATATAGAAACTACAGTAGAACAGATAAAAGCTTTACATTTTGCAGGTGCAGATATCGTAAGAGTTGCAGTTCCCGATATAGAAGCTGCAAACGCCTTAAAAGAGATAAAAAAACAGAGTTCTCTTCCTATTGTTGCAGATATACATTTTAATCATAAATTAGCATTAATAGCAGCAGAGGTTGTAGATTGTATTAGAATAAATCCAGGAAACATAGGAAACAAACAAAGAGTACAAGAAGTTGTCAAAGCTTGTAAACAAAGAAATCTGCCTATTAGAATAGGAGTAAACTGCGGTTCTTTGGAAAAAGAGTTTGAAAATAGATATGGACAAACTGCAAAAGGAATGGTTGAAAGTGCCGACTATAATATAAAATATCTTGAAGATTTAGGTTTTGATGATATAAAAGTTTCATTAAAAGCAAGTGATGTTCAAAGAACGGTTGAAGCATATAGAATGTTAAGACCTTTGAATCATTATCCTTTTCATTTAGGTGTTACGGAAGCAGGAACACTGTTTCACTCAACAATAAAATCTTCTATTGCTTTAGGAAGTCTTCTTTTAGACGGAATAGGTGATACTTTAAGAGTCTCTATTACTGGAGAACTTGAAAAAGAGGTTGAAGTAGGGCGGGCAATTTTAAAAGATGCAGGACTTACAAAAGAGGGCTTAAATATAATTTCATGCCCCACTTGCGGACGAATTGAAGCGGATTTAGTAAGCGCGGTTGCCCAAGTTGAAGAGAGAACCAAACATATTAAAACACCTCTTAATGTTTCAGTTATGGGATGCGTGGTAAATGCGTTAGGTGAAGCAAAAGCGGCAGATGTTGCAATAGCATACGGAAAAGGGACAGGATTAATTATTAAAAAAGGTGAAACAATAGCCAAACTTCCCACAGATAAACTTCTTGACAGATTTTTAGAAGAGGTTGAAGTAGAAGCAAAGAAAAACCAAGATTAA
- a CDS encoding replicative DNA helicase: MDSIYSVNIERAVLSSVLFNPDEIEDILGILKPADFYLPAHQKIFDVMVRLHNSDMPIDEEFIRKRVDSKDVDDSILLEILSANPITNTLAYAREIKDGAVKRELATLATTIKKVAIEDEVTANDALDVVQGELYKISTDSATSELKDMEVVTNDTLSYIKKMKELGNKHLIGETTGFYDLDKRTTGFNEGDLVIIAARPAMGKTALVLNMALKNVEAGKGVIFFSLEMPAEQLMLRMLAAKTSIPLQNLRKGDMDDNQWSNLNRAFEDLNTKKLFVDDGGSININQLRARVRKLAQNEDNNISMVIIDYLQLMQGTGNKDRHQEVSDISRGLKMLAREMKIPILALSQLNRGLENRPDKRPMLSDLRESGAIEQDADIIMFVYRDDVYKERDEARKEKEASDKGEEYKSKFVNKPVEEAEIIIGKQRNGPIGTVKLDFQKQYTRFVDKENSNDAPIEVVFESISDTNKETNVEIPNIL; encoded by the coding sequence ATGGATAGTATATATAGTGTAAATATCGAAAGAGCAGTATTAAGTTCAGTACTTTTTAACCCCGATGAGATAGAAGATATTTTAGGGATTTTAAAACCGGCAGATTTTTATTTGCCGGCACATCAGAAAATTTTTGATGTAATGGTGAGACTTCATAATTCAGATATGCCAATAGACGAGGAATTTATCAGAAAAAGAGTAGATTCCAAAGATGTAGATGATTCGATACTTTTAGAAATACTATCAGCTAATCCTATTACGAATACTTTAGCTTATGCAAGAGAGATCAAAGACGGTGCCGTAAAAAGAGAGTTGGCAACATTGGCAACAACAATAAAAAAAGTTGCTATAGAAGATGAAGTAACCGCAAATGATGCTTTGGATGTAGTTCAAGGGGAACTTTATAAAATCTCTACGGATAGTGCAACCAGCGAATTAAAAGATATGGAAGTTGTTACAAACGATACGCTTTCATATATCAAAAAGATGAAAGAGTTAGGTAATAAACACCTAATCGGAGAGACAACGGGATTTTATGATTTAGATAAAAGAACAACAGGTTTTAACGAAGGGGATTTGGTAATTATTGCCGCAAGACCTGCTATGGGGAAAACGGCACTTGTTTTAAATATGGCTTTAAAAAACGTTGAAGCTGGAAAAGGTGTAATTTTCTTCTCTCTTGAGATGCCTGCGGAGCAGTTAATGTTAAGAATGCTTGCAGCTAAAACTTCAATACCTCTGCAAAATTTAAGAAAAGGTGATATGGACGATAATCAATGGTCAAATCTAAATAGAGCCTTTGAAGATTTAAATACAAAAAAACTCTTTGTCGATGACGGTGGTAGCATAAATATCAATCAATTAAGAGCAAGAGTTAGAAAATTGGCTCAAAATGAAGATAATAATATTTCAATGGTAATTATAGATTACCTTCAACTTATGCAAGGTACCGGGAATAAAGATAGACATCAAGAGGTTTCAGATATTTCAAGGGGACTTAAAATGCTTGCAAGGGAGATGAAAATTCCTATTCTTGCTCTGTCTCAATTAAATAGGGGACTTGAAAACAGACCAGATAAAAGACCGATGCTAAGTGACTTAAGAGAATCAGGAGCTATTGAGCAGGATGCCGATATTATCATGTTTGTATATAGAGATGACGTATATAAAGAGAGAGATGAAGCAAGAAAAGAGAAAGAGGCATCAGACAAAGGCGAAGAGTACAAATCCAAGTTTGTTAATAAACCCGTTGAAGAAGCTGAAATTATTATCGGTAAACAAAGAAACGGACCAATAGGTACTGTAAAACTTGATTTCCAAAAACAGTATACGAGATTTGTGGACAAAGAAAATTCAAATGATGCTCCTATAGAAGTCGTTTTTGAATCAATTTCAGATACAAATAAAGAGACTAACGTGGAGATACCTAATATTTTATAA
- a CDS encoding type II secretion system protein: protein MKAAFSLLELIFAIVIMGIIASFAIPKYMDTRDQALASTIQRDVVTAINSFQSYYLVNREIKEISDVITLNTKNWSLEENKMTFLEGNKSCVELLVDKEKISITVNEEAGSVCKELANRGIITQDIDLI from the coding sequence ATGAAAGCTGCTTTTTCCCTTTTGGAACTTATTTTTGCAATTGTGATTATGGGAATAATCGCTTCTTTTGCTATTCCCAAATATATGGATACAAGAGATCAAGCTTTGGCATCTACAATACAAAGAGACGTAGTAACCGCAATAAACTCTTTTCAAAGTTATTATTTAGTTAATAGAGAGATTAAAGAGATTTCGGATGTAATAACTTTAAATACTAAAAACTGGTCTTTAGAAGAGAATAAAATGACTTTTTTAGAAGGAAATAAAAGTTGCGTAGAACTTTTAGTGGATAAAGAAAAAATTTCAATAACCGTCAATGAAGAGGCAGGAAGCGTCTGTAAAGAGCTTGCAAACAGAGGAATTATAACGCAAGATATTGATTTAATATAA
- the gmhB gene encoding D-glycero-beta-D-manno-heptose 1,7-bisphosphate 7-phosphatase, with translation MQKAIFLDRDGVINIEKDYTYKIEEFEFVDSLFDSLKYLQDLGYKLFIITNQSGIARGYYTIQDYKILTNWMLDYLEQKGIFISQTEFCPHGPDDNCNCRKPKTGMIDNILKKHDIDLENSWLIGDKQADIQCAKNANIKNTIQVKSGHKFDEKDSIADFVCDSIKDIKNIIKN, from the coding sequence ATGCAAAAGGCTATATTTTTAGATAGAGACGGAGTAATAAATATAGAAAAGGATTACACCTACAAAATCGAAGAGTTTGAATTTGTAGATTCTTTATTTGATTCTTTGAAATATTTACAAGATTTAGGATATAAACTCTTTATTATCACAAATCAATCGGGTATTGCAAGAGGTTATTACACTATTCAGGATTATAAGATTTTAACAAATTGGATGCTTGATTATCTGGAACAAAAAGGTATTTTTATTTCTCAAACAGAGTTTTGCCCTCACGGTCCTGACGATAATTGTAACTGTAGAAAACCGAAAACAGGAATGATTGACAATATCTTAAAAAAACATGATATTGATTTAGAAAATTCATGGCTCATTGGAGACAAACAAGCCGATATTCAATGTGCAAAAAATGCAAATATCAAAAATACAATACAAGTAAAATCAGGACATAAGTTTGATGAAAAGGACTCTATAGCCGATTTTGTCTGCGATAGTATAAAAGATATTAAAAATATTATTAAGAATTAA
- a CDS encoding adenine phosphoribosyltransferase, producing MELSEIDKNLIQNSIRDVKDFPKEGVVFKDITTLLNNKEALQTLINHLEDRYKSYDLDYICGIDSRGFIFGSILADRLNVGFVPVRKKGKLPSTTVCEKYELEYGYDEVEIHLDAFPKKNPRVLLIDDLIATGGTAAAAAKLIKNVDANLIEACFILNLTFLNGVKKVKEHTPVYSVLDI from the coding sequence ATGGAATTAAGCGAAATAGATAAAAATTTAATACAAAACTCCATAAGAGATGTTAAAGACTTTCCCAAAGAGGGAGTTGTATTTAAAGATATAACTACTCTTTTAAATAACAAAGAGGCACTTCAAACACTGATTAATCATTTGGAAGATAGATATAAATCTTATGATTTGGATTATATTTGCGGAATAGATTCAAGAGGTTTTATCTTTGGTTCGATATTAGCAGACAGATTAAACGTAGGTTTTGTGCCTGTCAGAAAAAAAGGAAAACTTCCTAGTACTACAGTTTGTGAAAAGTATGAGTTAGAGTACGGTTATGACGAAGTTGAAATACACCTTGATGCTTTTCCTAAAAAAAATCCAAGAGTTTTATTAATAGATGATTTGATTGCTACGGGGGGAACTGCTGCTGCTGCGGCAAAACTTATAAAAAATGTTGATGCTAATTTAATCGAAGCCTGTTTTATTCTTAATCTTACATTTTTAAACGGTGTAAAAAAAGTAAAAGAGCATACTCCTGTTTATTCAGTATTAGATATATAA
- the trpB gene encoding tryptophan synthase subunit beta produces MKENYYIPKVSKFDPDENGHFGEFGGRFVPETLMPILEELEESYKKYRFDKEFWKDVDYLLKDYVGRESPLYFAKNISDEIGAKIYLKREDLNHTGAHKVNNVIAQGLLAKKLGKTKVIAETGAGQHGVATATIAALLGLECTVFMGAKDVQRQELNVFRMKLLGAKVIPVESGSRTLKDAMNDAIRYWVTNARDTFYIIGTVAGPHPYPMMVRDFQSIIGWEARRQIQEKEGKLPDYIVACIGGGSNAIGTFSHFLEDENTTCIGIEAGGMGVETNKHGCSLKKGSPGVLHGQCSYLLQDEDGQVLEAYSISAGLDYPGIGPEHSFLKDNDVVKYDSITDEEALEAFVWLSQKEGIIPAFESSHAVAYLKKAKEKFKDKIVIVTLSGRGDKDMVQAKDILHFK; encoded by the coding sequence ATGAAAGAGAATTATTATATACCGAAAGTTTCAAAGTTTGATCCTGACGAAAACGGACACTTTGGAGAATTCGGTGGAAGATTTGTACCGGAAACATTGATGCCGATTTTAGAAGAATTGGAAGAGAGTTATAAAAAATATAGATTTGATAAAGAGTTCTGGAAAGATGTTGATTATTTGCTAAAAGATTATGTAGGAAGAGAGAGCCCTTTATACTTTGCAAAAAATATAAGTGATGAAATCGGAGCTAAAATCTATTTAAAAAGAGAAGATTTAAATCATACGGGTGCGCATAAAGTAAATAACGTAATCGCCCAAGGACTTTTGGCAAAAAAATTGGGTAAAACAAAAGTTATCGCTGAAACGGGAGCAGGACAACACGGAGTTGCAACAGCTACAATAGCTGCGCTTTTAGGTTTGGAGTGTACGGTTTTTATGGGTGCAAAAGATGTACAAAGACAAGAATTAAATGTTTTTAGAATGAAGCTTTTAGGAGCAAAAGTAATTCCTGTCGAAAGCGGAAGCAGAACTTTAAAAGATGCTATGAATGATGCTATTAGATATTGGGTTACTAATGCAAGAGATACTTTTTATATAATAGGAACTGTCGCAGGTCCTCACCCTTATCCTATGATGGTAAGAGATTTTCAAAGTATAATCGGATGGGAAGCAAGAAGACAGATACAAGAAAAAGAGGGAAAACTGCCTGATTACATAGTTGCTTGCATCGGTGGAGGTTCAAATGCAATCGGTACTTTTTCCCATTTTTTAGAAGATGAAAATACAACTTGCATAGGTATCGAAGCAGGAGGAATGGGAGTTGAAACAAATAAGCACGGTTGTTCCTTGAAAAAGGGAAGTCCAGGTGTTTTACACGGTCAATGCTCATATCTTCTTCAAGATGAAGACGGACAAGTTTTAGAAGCCTATTCTATTTCTGCGGGATTAGATTATCCGGGTATTGGACCTGAACACTCATTTTTAAAAGATAATGATGTAGTAAAATATGACTCAATAACAGATGAAGAGGCATTGGAAGCTTTTGTATGGCTTAGCCAAAAAGAGGGGATTATTCCTGCTTTTGAAAGTTCACATGCCGTTGCATATTTAAAGAAAGCAAAAGAGAAGTTCAAAGACAAGATAGTAATAGTAACTCTGTCTGGACGAGGTGATAAAGATATGGTTCAAGCCAAAGATATATTGCATTTTAAATAG